The sequence below is a genomic window from Zygosaccharomyces rouxii strain CBS732 chromosome D complete sequence.
TCTCATTAGGTGGTATGGGATTTGCCAGGGGTCCTGGGGTACCCGATGTAGTTACGGATTCTTTCATGGATGTCTACAAGATGGTACAGGATTCGAAGGCATGAGCACATGACCAAATATTTAATACCATTATTATACTCTTTCGTACATAACGATTATATTGATTTTTGTTAGTTTCACAACCTACTCATTGCTCTTAGACATCAAAGGTATCAACGTTATCCCAGTAGTAAAAGCCCATCCCAAAACAGTGCAAACGAAACAATGAATAAGACCCTCTATGTACATAACTTGAGCGACGGAATCGGATCTCAACGACTACGTGAACAGCTATATCTGCTGTTCTCTACATGCGGAGAAGTGGTTAAGGTAAGCGTCAACGTTCGGAAGAACAGAGGTCAAGCTTTCGTAACCATGAAAACCGTTGATGAATCTAACCTCGCGGTTGGCCTACTAAACGGTGAAACATTTATGGGCAGAACTTTAAGCGTAGAATTTGGCAAACAGGAAACTTTGAAACTCTGAAGCTATGAGAGTGACAGTTTATTCTCTTTCTACCTCATCTCCGCGGCTAAATGTGGTCACGAGGCAGTGGTATATATTTCCCCGCTCTCGCCTATAATGAGTAATGGCCGAAAGGGCCTGAAGTAGCTGCGGGGAGAAGTAAAACATATAAGAAGGACATTGAATATTGGAATAACTCGaaaaccatttttctttttcctcgAAGAGATTCAAACATCACGTCATAGATATGTTGCCCGCCAAATCCAAGTACTTCACCCTATCTGATCTGGTCGAGACAGATCCCCGTTACGCAAGTGCAAAGGCTCAATTGTCACCTTATGAAAGAGGATCTGATGAGtaccttttgaaattgatggaaCTGTGTCCACTCTCTCACTACCCTTCATATGAAGAATATCTAGCGCAGCAGGCCGCACCAGTACCTGATTCTGCTGAAGCGGGATATGGCCCTATTTACAGAAACGTTTTATCACCTGAAAAACAAGTTAGCTGTTTTGACATCTCTTTACCAAGTttttatcaccattttctACTGTCAACAAGACTGTGGCCAAAAAATGATTGTTTAGGTGTTAGACCGTTAGATCCTACCACGGGCAAATATAAGGATCATTACGAATTTGAAAGTTAtgagagaattgaagaaagatcGAGACATTTGGGATCGGGTATCATGTCGTTGGTTAACGTTAAACGTTGTAAACCATTAAATACAAACGATTTCACTGTTGCGGTTCTGTCTCATAACAGTCTAGAATGGGTTCTTACAGACCTTGCGTGCCAAGCCTATTCTTTGACCAATACTGCTCTTTATGATACTTTAGGCCCAGAAACATCTGAATACATTATGAACTTGACTACCGCACCCGCATTACTATTTGCTAAACAAACAATTTCTCGTGTGATTAGTATTCTGAGGAATTTGAAATACGTCAATACTTTAATCTGTATTGACGATTTATCtgatcaagaattacaCGTGTTAAACACTTCACTCTTGTCTAAGAGACACAATACAAGGGGCgaagaaatttcattccACTGTCTGTCTCAGGTTGAAAAGATCGGTGAAATTACTCAAATTCCTACATCTCCACCGAATTTAGAATCTATTTATACCATTTCTTTCACATCAGGTACGACTGGTTTACCAAAAGGTGTTTCAATTCCTCAGAGAAATGCAACTGCTGGGTTAGCAGGTGCTTTATCTATATTTGACCGCGGTGCTACAGGCGATACGTTTATGAAAGAAATATGTTTTCTACCACTAGCTCATATTTTGCAAAGACAGTTCCTTTCATTTGATCTCTCTACGGGTGGAGCTTTAGGATTTTTACATGAACCTCATCCCATGAATTTGGTTGAAGActtaaaaattttgaaaccagAATATGTGGTTCTCGTTCCACGTATTTTAACTAGGTTTGAAGCTGCCATTAAGCAAGCGTTAGAGCGTCTAGGAATAAAAAAGGAGGCCTATGAGAGTCTACTGAGTCACAGCCCAAGCGCATCTCCACCCGATGCTACCGGTGCTAAGTCGCCTGATACAACAGCCTtccatcaaaatttgatcagGAAAACTAGGAATTTGCTTGGATTGGATAACTGTAAATTTCTGTTGACAGGTTCTGCTCCCGTCTCTGTAGaaactttaaaatttcttggcaGTGCATTGGGGGTTCAATTGAGACAAGGGTATGGCTTAACTGAATCATTTGCTGGTATGTGTTTCGGTGAATCCCCCGATATAGAAACGGGATCTGTGGGGCCAACGTCTTTGACTTGTGAACTTAGATTAAAATCTGTTAATTTCATGGGGTACGATGCTACAAAGGGTAAAGGTGAAGTTCAAATGAGAGGGCCTCAGATTTTCTCTGGATATTTTAAGAGACCTGAAGAGACTAAAAATGCAATCGATGACGAAGGCTGGTTTTCCACTGGTGACGTAGCTGAAATCGATGAGAGGGGTTTACTT
It includes:
- the MSL1 gene encoding U2 snRNP complex subunit MSL1 (weakly similar to uniprot|P40567 Saccharomyces cerevisiae YIR009W MSL1 U2B component of U2 snRNP involved in splicing binds the U2 snRNA stem-loop IV in vitro does not contain the conserved C-terminal RNA binding domain found in other family members), yielding MNKTLYVHNLSDGIGSQRLREQLYLLFSTCGEVVKVSVNVRKNRGQAFVTMKTVDESNLAVGLLNGETFMGRTLSVEFGKQETLKL
- the FAA2 gene encoding medium-chain fatty acid-CoA ligase FAA2 (similar to uniprot|P39518 Saccharomyces cerevisiae YER015W FAA2 Long chain fatty acyl-CoA synthetase accepts a wider range of acyl chain lengths than Faa1p preferring C9:0-C13:0 involved in the activation of endogenous pools of fatty acids), which encodes MLPAKSKYFTLSDLVETDPRYASAKAQLSPYERGSDEYLLKLMELCPLSHYPSYEEYLAQQAAPVPDSAEAGYGPIYRNVLSPEKQVSCFDISLPSFYHHFLLSTRLWPKNDCLGVRPLDPTTGKYKDHYEFESYERIEERSRHLGSGIMSLVNVKRCKPLNTNDFTVAVLSHNSLEWVLTDLACQAYSLTNTALYDTLGPETSEYIMNLTTAPALLFAKQTISRVISILRNLKYVNTLICIDDLSDQELHVLNTSLLSKRHNTRGEEISFHCLSQVEKIGEITQIPTSPPNLESIYTISFTSGTTGLPKGVSIPQRNATAGLAGALSIFDRGATGDTFMKEICFLPLAHILQRQFLSFDLSTGGALGFLHEPHPMNLVEDLKILKPEYVVLVPRILTRFEAAIKQALERLGIKKEAYESLLSHSPSASPPDATGAKSPDTTAFHQNLIRKTRNLLGLDNCKFLLTGSAPVSVETLKFLGSALGVQLRQGYGLTESFAGMCFGESPDIETGSVGPTSLTCELRLKSVNFMGYDATKGKGEVQMRGPQIFSGYFKRPEETKNAIDDEGWFSTGDVAEIDERGLLRVVDRVKNFFKMSQGEYIAPEKVENIYISSCPLVSQVFAYGDSYRSYLVGVVGIDEEAVKGTLGQKHGSLTPLKGEELVFAINNNVTIRKDLLRLLNSSCDNLQGFEKLHNIHVGIEPLTVEKDLVTPTFKIKRSKASKFFEETLTRLYDEGSLIKDERL